The Myxococcota bacterium genome has a segment encoding these proteins:
- the ftsA gene encoding cell division protein FtsA — MARKDDLIIGLDIGTTKICVIVAEATENGVDIVGIGTAPSRGLRKGVVVDIEATVESIKAAVEEAELMADCEITSVYAGIAGSHIRGINSHGVVAVKDREVREGDIKRVIDAAKAVAIPMDREVIHVIPQEFIIDDQDGIREPLGMSGVRLEAKIHIVTAAVTSAQNIVKCANKAGLNVIDIVLEPLASAQAVLASDERDLGVCMIDIGGGTTDIAVFQDGSIKSTSVLGLGGYHLTNDIAVGLRTPFDEAERIKKKFGVASPRYLASDDVISVPSVGGRKPREVSRKILCEVIEPRVEEILSLARQEIVKAGLEDRIPSGVVLTGGASALAGLPELAEEIFEAPVRRGRPTHIGGLQDVVRSPMYATGVGLVIFGDAQTEPRGQSRFRIRDESIFGRVKQRMRDWFYGDAE; from the coding sequence ATGGCTCGCAAGGACGATCTGATCATCGGGCTCGACATCGGCACGACCAAGATCTGCGTGATCGTGGCCGAGGCGACGGAGAACGGCGTCGACATCGTGGGCATCGGCACCGCGCCGTCGCGCGGGCTGCGCAAGGGCGTGGTGGTCGACATCGAGGCGACCGTCGAGTCCATCAAGGCCGCCGTCGAGGAGGCGGAGCTGATGGCCGACTGCGAGATCACGTCGGTCTACGCCGGCATCGCGGGCAGCCACATCCGCGGCATCAACTCGCACGGCGTCGTCGCGGTGAAGGACCGCGAAGTGCGCGAAGGCGACATCAAGCGCGTGATCGACGCCGCCAAGGCGGTCGCGATCCCGATGGACCGCGAGGTCATCCACGTGATCCCGCAGGAGTTCATCATCGACGACCAGGACGGCATCCGCGAGCCGCTCGGCATGAGCGGCGTGCGGCTCGAGGCGAAGATCCACATCGTGACCGCGGCCGTGACGAGCGCGCAGAACATCGTGAAGTGCGCGAACAAGGCCGGGCTCAACGTGATCGACATCGTGCTCGAGCCGCTCGCGTCGGCGCAGGCGGTGCTCGCCTCCGACGAGCGCGACCTCGGCGTGTGCATGATCGACATCGGCGGCGGCACGACGGACATCGCCGTCTTCCAGGACGGCTCGATCAAGAGCACGTCGGTGCTCGGGCTCGGCGGCTACCACCTCACGAACGACATCGCGGTCGGGCTGCGCACGCCGTTCGACGAGGCGGAGCGCATCAAGAAGAAGTTCGGCGTCGCGTCGCCGCGCTATCTCGCGAGCGACGACGTGATCAGCGTGCCGAGCGTCGGCGGGCGCAAGCCGCGCGAGGTGTCGCGCAAGATCCTGTGCGAAGTGATCGAGCCGCGCGTCGAGGAGATCCTCTCGCTCGCGCGGCAGGAGATCGTGAAGGCCGGGCTCGAGGACCGCATCCCGAGCGGCGTCGTGCTGACGGGCGGCGCGTCCGCGCTCGCCGGCCTGCCCGAGCTCGCGGAGGAGATCTTCGAGGCGCCGGTGCGGCGCGGGCGACCGACGCACATCGGCGGCCTGCAGGACGTCGTCCGCAGCCCCATGTACGCCACGGGCGTCGGGCTCGTGATCTTCGGCGACGCCCAGACCGAGCCGCGCGGCCAGAGCCGCTTCCGCATCCGCGACGAGTCGATCTTCGGCCGCGTCAAGCAGCGGATGCGCGACTGGTTCTACGGCGACGCGGAGTAG
- a CDS encoding FtsQ-type POTRA domain-containing protein: MIRLSPRPRTAGARAPRAHAARPLRRRAADPRRALAFAIACAAGLAAGFAAGPHAAPWLWRAIDGPGRAVEAIAVVGHERVDAEAIARRTGVERGAPIDAIDFAAAAAAVAAEPWVREARVRRAPDGTLLVAVEERAAAALLEDAARGAWLALESDGRPIAPVEPDAWPALPRLRSLAPVEPGVPNADAVRALALVGELAAHGLPAAEWIALPLRDAPAAAPDARAASAHGDADIAPAEAGFRAKLADGGAEVVLGDAPAAEQLARLATLLAERPDVARAAARIDLRFRDRAVLLPRDDVAAPAAPATDDARAASADAREPVWGGAPASDEVGARGRERAWMRALALRGAPWTRRDRTSVGGDEEWLARTI, translated from the coding sequence ATGATCCGGCTCTCCCCGCGCCCTCGGACGGCCGGCGCGCGCGCACCGCGCGCGCACGCCGCGCGCCCGCTGCGCCGGCGCGCCGCGGACCCGCGCCGCGCGCTCGCCTTCGCGATCGCGTGCGCCGCGGGGCTCGCCGCCGGCTTCGCCGCGGGCCCGCACGCGGCGCCCTGGCTGTGGCGCGCGATCGACGGCCCGGGACGCGCGGTCGAGGCGATCGCCGTCGTCGGCCACGAGCGCGTCGACGCGGAGGCGATCGCGCGGCGCACGGGCGTCGAACGCGGCGCACCGATCGACGCGATCGACTTCGCGGCCGCCGCCGCGGCGGTCGCCGCCGAGCCGTGGGTGCGCGAGGCGCGCGTGCGCCGCGCGCCGGACGGCACGCTGCTCGTCGCGGTCGAGGAGCGCGCCGCGGCCGCGCTGCTCGAGGACGCGGCGCGCGGGGCCTGGCTCGCGCTCGAGAGCGACGGCCGACCGATCGCGCCCGTCGAGCCGGACGCGTGGCCCGCCCTGCCCCGCCTGCGCTCGCTCGCTCCCGTGGAGCCCGGCGTGCCGAACGCCGACGCGGTGCGCGCGCTCGCGCTCGTGGGCGAGCTCGCCGCGCACGGCCTGCCCGCCGCCGAGTGGATCGCGCTCCCGCTGCGCGACGCGCCCGCGGCCGCGCCGGACGCGCGCGCGGCGAGCGCGCACGGCGATGCGGACATCGCGCCGGCGGAGGCCGGCTTCCGCGCGAAGCTCGCGGACGGCGGCGCCGAGGTCGTGCTCGGCGACGCGCCGGCAGCCGAGCAGCTCGCGCGCCTCGCGACGCTGCTCGCCGAGCGGCCCGACGTGGCGCGCGCCGCCGCGCGCATCGATCTGCGATTCCGCGACCGCGCCGTGCTGCTGCCGCGCGACGACGTCGCCGCGCCGGCCGCGCCGGCGACGGACGACGCGCGCGCGGCGAGCGCCGACGCGCGCGAACCGGTGTGGGGAGGAGCGCCGGCCTCGGACGAGGTCGGCGCGAGAGGTCGCGAGCGCGCGTGGATGCGCGCGCTCGCCTTGCGCGGGGCGCCGTGGACGCGGCGCGACCGCACTTCTGTGGGGGGAGACGAGGAATGGCTCGCAAGGACGATCTGA
- the murB gene encoding UDP-N-acetylmuramate dehydrogenase encodes MIAPAARAALREALGDAVRFGVPLRRFTSLRVGGPADAVVTPADRGELSRALVACAAHAIPHCVLGGGFNTIAREGGVDGVVLVMRKLRGLALRDDGTIRAEAGVSHNTLTKLCIANGRSGLEFGAGIPGTIGGWVAMNAGIGEREVKDAIVALEVMRPDGTLVETIERDRLDFRYRGLHGLAKGAVVVAAIFATTASTPEAVRAEVDRLLARRHATQPLDAPSCGSVFKNPPGDFAGRLVEEVGLKGATAGGAQISTVHANFIVNRGDASADDVLALVERARRSVREAFGVELETEVEILGRADAPRGARGASGAGAHDERGAGGTR; translated from the coding sequence ATGATCGCGCCGGCCGCGCGCGCGGCGCTCCGCGAGGCCCTCGGCGACGCCGTGCGCTTCGGCGTACCGCTCCGCCGCTTCACGTCGCTGCGCGTCGGCGGGCCGGCCGACGCGGTCGTCACGCCCGCCGACCGCGGCGAGCTCTCGCGCGCACTCGTCGCCTGCGCGGCGCACGCCATCCCGCACTGCGTGCTCGGCGGCGGCTTCAACACGATCGCGCGCGAGGGCGGCGTCGACGGTGTCGTGCTCGTGATGCGCAAGCTGCGCGGCCTCGCGCTGCGCGACGACGGCACGATCCGCGCCGAGGCCGGCGTCTCGCACAACACGCTGACGAAGCTCTGCATCGCGAACGGCCGCAGCGGCCTCGAGTTCGGCGCCGGCATCCCGGGCACGATCGGCGGCTGGGTGGCGATGAACGCGGGCATCGGCGAGCGCGAGGTGAAGGACGCGATCGTCGCGCTCGAGGTGATGCGGCCCGACGGAACGCTCGTCGAGACGATCGAGCGCGACCGGCTCGACTTCCGCTACCGCGGCCTGCACGGGCTCGCGAAGGGCGCGGTGGTCGTCGCCGCGATCTTCGCGACCACGGCGTCGACGCCCGAGGCCGTGCGCGCCGAGGTCGACCGCCTGCTCGCGCGCCGCCACGCGACGCAGCCGCTCGACGCGCCGTCGTGTGGCTCGGTGTTCAAGAACCCGCCCGGCGACTTCGCGGGGAGGCTCGTCGAAGAGGTCGGGCTCAAGGGCGCGACGGCCGGCGGCGCGCAGATCTCGACCGTGCACGCGAACTTCATCGTGAACCGCGGCGACGCGAGCGCGGACGACGTGCTCGCGCTCGTCGAACGCGCGCGCCGCTCGGTGCGCGAGGCGTTCGGCGTCGAGCTCGAGACCGAGGTCGAGATCCTGGGCCGCGCCGACGCGCCGCGCGGCGCGCGCGGCGCGAGCGGCGCCGGTGCGCACGACGAGCGCGGCGCGGGAGGAACGCGATGA
- the murC gene encoding UDP-N-acetylmuramate--L-alanine ligase, producing the protein MSGANAMFRRTRRVHFVGIGGIGMCGIAELLHAEGVAVRGSDLQEGPTVARLRSLGIEVAIGHDAAHVGDADVLVYSSAVRASNPELVEAKRRGIPAIRRAEMLAELMRMKQGIAIAGTHGKTTTTSLVAHVLSAAGLDPTAIVGGRVRGASFGATTRRGAGAWLVAEADESDGSFLRLAPVVAVVTNVEPEHLDHWGDERALRDAFADFANRVPFWGAAIVCLDDPGVRALLPRLERRVTTYGTDPRAHWVASDVRADGYGVRFRVARAGAPQGEAFAPLVGAHNALNALAAIAVADELEVPFAKAAEALTGFGGVERRFEIKGAARGITVVDDYGHHPTEVRATLAAARGVHAGRIVTVFQPHRYSRTRDLFDDFARAFDDADVLVLTAVYGAGEDRPDDPRASAAELARAVRARGHADVRYVEDRAAVAAQLAPALREGDLVITLGAGNVSAIGPELLALLGPPDGARDGAAAPAPGGRR; encoded by the coding sequence ATGAGCGGCGCGAACGCGATGTTCCGGCGCACGCGGCGCGTGCACTTCGTCGGCATCGGCGGCATCGGGATGTGCGGCATCGCCGAGCTGCTGCACGCCGAGGGCGTCGCGGTGCGCGGCTCCGACCTGCAGGAGGGCCCGACCGTCGCGCGGCTGCGCTCGCTCGGGATCGAGGTCGCGATCGGCCACGACGCCGCGCACGTCGGCGACGCCGACGTGCTCGTCTACTCGTCCGCGGTGCGCGCGTCGAACCCCGAGCTCGTCGAGGCGAAGCGGCGCGGCATTCCCGCCATCCGCCGCGCCGAGATGCTCGCGGAGCTCATGCGCATGAAGCAGGGCATCGCGATCGCGGGCACGCACGGCAAGACGACGACGACCTCGCTCGTCGCGCACGTGCTGTCGGCGGCGGGCCTCGACCCGACCGCGATCGTCGGCGGCCGCGTGCGCGGCGCGAGCTTCGGCGCGACGACGCGCCGCGGCGCCGGCGCGTGGCTCGTCGCGGAGGCGGACGAGAGCGACGGATCGTTCCTGCGGCTCGCGCCCGTCGTCGCCGTCGTCACGAACGTCGAGCCCGAGCACCTCGACCACTGGGGCGACGAGCGCGCGCTGCGCGACGCGTTCGCCGACTTCGCGAACCGCGTGCCGTTCTGGGGCGCGGCGATCGTGTGCCTCGACGACCCGGGCGTGCGCGCGCTGCTGCCCCGCCTCGAGCGGCGCGTCACGACGTACGGCACGGACCCGCGCGCGCACTGGGTCGCGAGCGACGTGCGCGCGGACGGCTACGGCGTGCGCTTCCGCGTCGCGCGCGCGGGCGCGCCGCAGGGCGAGGCGTTCGCGCCGCTCGTCGGCGCGCACAACGCGCTGAACGCGCTCGCCGCGATCGCGGTGGCGGACGAGCTCGAGGTGCCGTTCGCGAAGGCGGCCGAGGCGCTCACGGGCTTCGGCGGCGTCGAGCGCCGCTTCGAGATCAAGGGCGCGGCGCGCGGCATCACGGTGGTCGACGACTACGGCCACCACCCGACCGAGGTGCGCGCCACGCTCGCGGCCGCGCGCGGCGTCCACGCGGGCCGCATCGTCACCGTCTTCCAGCCGCACCGCTACTCGCGCACGCGCGACCTGTTCGACGACTTCGCGCGCGCCTTCGACGACGCCGACGTGCTCGTGCTGACCGCCGTCTACGGCGCGGGCGAGGACCGCCCGGACGACCCGCGCGCCAGCGCGGCCGAGCTCGCGCGCGCCGTGCGCGCGCGCGGCCACGCCGACGTGCGCTACGTCGAGGACCGCGCGGCCGTCGCCGCGCAGCTCGCGCCCGCGCTGCGCGAGGGCGACCTCGTGATCACGCTCGGCGCGGGCAACGTGTCGGCGATCGGGCCCGAGCTGCTCGCGCTCCTCGGCCCTCCGGACGGCGCGCGGGACGGCGCGGCCGCGCCCGCGCCGGGAGGCCGGCGATGA
- the murG gene encoding undecaprenyldiphospho-muramoylpentapeptide beta-N-acetylglucosaminyltransferase, whose translation MSSWVVAGGGTGGHVTLALALGEEIARRGERVLFIGTDRGFEAKLVPDAGFELVTLPARQVMGRSIVGAVRGVASILAAALPARRELARVGADYVLSVGGYAAMPALLAARLRGTPVALLEPNAIPGRTNRLAARFARDVFVGLEASKPHFGRAAARARCVGIPLRRALLERFARAGERRAPASPFRVLVSGGSQGARQINDAMVAILSELAQLPVEVFHQAGESDVPRLEAAYREAQVEARVVAFERDMPARYAWADVAICRAGAITVAELALAGLPSILVPYPFAADDHQTANARALEEAGAALRVDSRALDPEVISDALGAWFAEPAKLVAMGEAARRLARPDAAAAVIDACAARLAEGAA comes from the coding sequence ATGAGCTCGTGGGTGGTCGCCGGCGGCGGAACGGGCGGGCACGTGACGCTCGCGCTCGCGCTCGGCGAGGAGATCGCGCGGCGCGGCGAGCGCGTGCTGTTCATCGGCACCGACCGCGGCTTCGAGGCGAAGCTCGTACCCGACGCGGGCTTCGAGCTCGTGACGCTGCCCGCGCGCCAGGTGATGGGGCGCAGCATCGTCGGCGCCGTGCGCGGCGTCGCGTCGATCCTGGCCGCCGCGCTGCCCGCGCGGCGCGAGCTCGCGCGCGTCGGCGCCGACTACGTGCTCTCGGTGGGCGGCTACGCCGCAATGCCGGCGCTGCTCGCCGCGCGCCTGCGCGGCACGCCGGTCGCGCTCCTCGAGCCGAACGCGATCCCCGGCCGCACCAACCGCCTCGCCGCGCGCTTCGCGCGCGACGTCTTCGTCGGGCTCGAGGCGTCGAAGCCGCACTTCGGCCGCGCGGCCGCGCGCGCGCGCTGCGTCGGCATCCCGCTGCGCCGCGCGCTGCTCGAGCGCTTCGCGCGCGCGGGCGAGCGACGTGCACCGGCGTCGCCCTTCCGCGTGCTCGTGTCGGGCGGCAGCCAGGGCGCGCGGCAGATCAACGACGCGATGGTCGCGATCCTCTCCGAGCTCGCGCAGCTCCCCGTCGAGGTCTTCCACCAGGCGGGCGAGAGCGACGTCCCGCGGCTCGAGGCCGCGTATCGCGAGGCGCAGGTCGAGGCGCGCGTCGTGGCGTTCGAGCGCGACATGCCCGCTCGCTATGCGTGGGCGGACGTCGCGATCTGCCGCGCGGGCGCGATCACGGTCGCGGAGCTCGCGCTCGCGGGACTGCCGTCGATCCTCGTCCCCTACCCGTTCGCCGCCGACGACCACCAGACCGCCAACGCGCGCGCGCTCGAGGAAGCCGGCGCGGCGTTGCGCGTCGACTCGCGCGCGCTCGACCCCGAAGTGATCTCGGACGCACTCGGCGCGTGGTTCGCGGAGCCTGCGAAGCTCGTCGCGATGGGCGAGGCCGCGCGGCGCCTCGCGCGGCCGGACGCGGCGGCCGCGGTGATCGACGCGTGCGCGGCGCGCCTCGCGGAGGGCGCGGCATGA